One window from the genome of Deinococcus sp. NW-56 encodes:
- a CDS encoding S49 family peptidase — translation MVNIPFLPRSGDPLPDGVTRPTWVILDLHGSYPARQPSNPIQALLNRTETLEALEARAEKLRGAEWLHGVLVRFSEFTASPATAHAIRGILSRLAGEKRVVAFLPQLTMTGLIAASGAREVVSPESADVMVPGFGLEQTFLGEFLRKSGIEFENLRIREYKAALTRYSQDHMDDANREQLTAYLHGLESAWARDLAAARGVSEDVARTWLTGDLTSAHGAREAGLIDRVAYEDDLIGPGTRPMAAVLDLLMPKKPSNPKAGRVAVVSLVGTIVTGKSKNNPLPLPLLGGPQAGSDTVVAALRHAKKDKTTKAIVLYVDSGGGSALASDLIWREVATSDKPVVAVMGEYAASGGYYVLTHAKHVVASPYTLTGSIGVVSGKPVLRDFNARHGLRPEAVGRERALMYTASRPFSEDEREHVKRGISEVYDRFISRVAEGRKMTTEQVNEIGRGRIWSGLDALELGLIDELGDLQTGLARARELAGLPYDAPVWNAAPAKTGPFPEFAQEAADAARVSVWPFGRERVLTWFDQEVKVR, via the coding sequence ATGGTCAACATTCCCTTTCTGCCCCGGTCCGGCGATCCGCTGCCGGACGGCGTGACCCGGCCGACCTGGGTGATTCTCGACCTGCACGGAAGCTACCCGGCGCGGCAACCGAGTAACCCCATCCAGGCGCTGCTCAACCGCACCGAGACGCTGGAGGCGCTGGAAGCCCGCGCCGAGAAGCTGCGCGGCGCCGAGTGGCTGCACGGCGTCCTCGTGCGCTTCTCCGAGTTCACGGCCTCGCCTGCGACCGCGCACGCGATTCGGGGCATCCTCTCGCGGCTGGCGGGGGAAAAGCGGGTCGTGGCCTTCCTGCCGCAGCTCACCATGACTGGGCTGATCGCGGCGAGCGGCGCCCGTGAAGTCGTCTCGCCCGAGTCGGCGGACGTGATGGTGCCGGGCTTCGGACTGGAGCAGACCTTCCTGGGCGAGTTCCTGCGCAAGAGCGGCATCGAGTTCGAGAACCTGCGCATCCGCGAGTACAAGGCGGCCCTGACCCGCTACTCGCAGGACCACATGGACGACGCCAACCGCGAGCAGCTCACGGCGTACCTGCACGGGCTGGAATCGGCCTGGGCGCGTGACCTCGCGGCGGCCCGTGGGGTCAGCGAGGACGTGGCCCGCACGTGGCTGACCGGCGACCTGACGAGCGCCCACGGGGCACGGGAGGCGGGCCTGATCGACCGCGTGGCCTACGAAGACGACCTGATCGGCCCCGGCACCCGGCCGATGGCGGCGGTCCTCGACCTGCTGATGCCCAAGAAGCCGAGCAACCCCAAGGCCGGGCGGGTCGCCGTCGTGTCGCTGGTGGGCACCATCGTCACCGGCAAGAGCAAGAACAATCCCCTCCCTCTGCCGCTGCTGGGCGGCCCGCAGGCGGGGTCCGACACCGTGGTCGCGGCGCTGCGGCACGCCAAGAAGGACAAGACGACCAAGGCCATCGTCCTGTACGTGGACAGCGGCGGCGGCTCGGCCCTGGCCTCCGACCTGATCTGGCGCGAGGTGGCAACCTCCGACAAGCCCGTCGTCGCCGTGATGGGCGAGTACGCGGCGAGCGGCGGCTATTACGTGCTGACGCACGCCAAGCACGTGGTCGCCAGCCCGTACACCCTCACGGGCAGCATCGGCGTGGTGAGCGGCAAGCCCGTCCTGCGCGACTTCAATGCCCGCCACGGCCTCAGGCCCGAGGCGGTGGGCCGCGAGCGGGCACTGATGTACACGGCCTCGCGCCCCTTTTCGGAGGATGAGCGCGAGCACGTCAAGCGCGGCATCTCGGAGGTCTACGACCGCTTTATCAGCCGGGTGGCCGAGGGCCGGAAGATGACGACCGAGCAGGTCAACGAGATCGGCCGGGGCCGCATCTGGAGCGGACTGGACGCACTGGAGCTGGGCCTGATCGACGAGCTGGGCGACCTTCAGACCGGACTTGCCCGCGCCCGCGAGCTGGCGGGCCTGCCCTACGACGCCCCCGTCTGGAACGCCGCCCCCGCCAAGACCGGCCCCTTCCCCGAGTTTGCGCAGGAGGCCGCCGACGCCGCCCGCGTGTCCGTGTGGCCCTTCGGCCGCGAGCGGGTGCTGACGTGGTTCGATCAGGAAGTGAAGGTGCGGTAA
- a CDS encoding NUDIX domain-containing protein: METLALPPQATQVGLAVDVAAFAMHEGELQVLLVHRGELPHARDWALPGGFVHPGEDLHEAALRELRTETSVTLEPRHLEQFYTFGAPGRDPRGRIVSVAHLAVLAHGTVDVTGGGHTLGAGWFPAHRPPALAFDHAAILTRALGRLRVRLEYAHLALEFLPDTFTLPELQRVHEAILDRPLDKRNFRKRLLAQGLLVPSGERRSGPGRPAQLYRRAKGARAAAL, from the coding sequence ATGGAGACACTTGCTCTGCCGCCCCAGGCGACCCAGGTCGGCCTGGCGGTAGACGTGGCGGCCTTCGCCATGCACGAGGGCGAGTTGCAGGTGCTGCTGGTGCACCGCGGCGAGTTGCCCCATGCCCGCGACTGGGCGCTGCCCGGCGGTTTCGTGCACCCCGGCGAGGACCTGCACGAGGCGGCCTTACGCGAATTGCGGACGGAAACCTCGGTGACGCTGGAACCCCGGCACCTCGAGCAGTTCTATACCTTCGGGGCACCGGGCCGGGACCCGCGTGGGCGCATCGTGTCGGTCGCGCACCTCGCGGTCCTCGCGCACGGCACGGTGGACGTGACAGGTGGGGGGCACACGTTAGGGGCGGGGTGGTTTCCGGCGCACCGCCCGCCCGCACTCGCCTTCGACCACGCCGCGATCCTGACGCGGGCGCTGGGACGGCTGCGGGTGCGGCTGGAATACGCCCACCTCGCGCTGGAATTCCTGCCCGACACCTTTACCCTGCCGGAACTCCAGCGCGTCCACGAGGCGATCCTCGACCGGCCCCTCGACAAGCGCAATTTCCGCAAGCGGCTACTCGCGCAGGGCCTCCTCGTTCCCAGCGGCGAGCGGCGCAGCGGGCCGGGCCGCCCCGCGCAGCTCTACCGCCGGGCAAAGGGAGCGCGGGCGGCGGCGCTGTAG
- a CDS encoding YbaB/EbfC family nucleoid-associated protein produces the protein MDMKKLMKQMQQAQVAAAKIQENLAAQSVEGTASGLVTVTMNGHGKVTALKIKPEAVDADDVEALEDLLLVALQDASAKADALQQEATRGLGLPGF, from the coding sequence ATGGACATGAAGAAGCTCATGAAGCAGATGCAGCAGGCGCAGGTCGCCGCCGCCAAGATTCAGGAAAACCTCGCCGCGCAGTCGGTGGAGGGCACGGCGAGCGGGCTGGTGACCGTCACCATGAACGGGCACGGCAAGGTGACGGCCCTGAAAATCAAGCCCGAAGCGGTGGACGCGGACGACGTGGAGGCCCTCGAGGACCTGCTCCTCGTGGCCCTGCAGGACGCCTCGGCCAAGGCGGACGCCCTCCAGCAGGAGGCGACGCGCGGGCTGGGGCTGCCCGGCTTCTGA
- a CDS encoding M3 family oligoendopeptidase, translating into MTTTESRELPRWRTDDLYASLQDPRLGADLAAVRDEVAALEATFDRYGVRKEGAAATPESLEAVLGGLNALSTRLTALRGFISAFVTTDSRDALAQQKMGELTTLTLPLGPLRSRLTAWLGGQDVEALLAGSEVAREHEHLIRRSAERARYQMTPEEEDLAARLRPSGAGGWSKLHGNVSSQLRGEFRGESLPVTALRALATDPDESVRRDAYEAELKVWENAEVVLAAALNGVKGEEGTLAARRGFPDAVAPSLLTHGIDRETLEAMQGAVVRSFPDFRRYFAAKAQALGKERLDWWDLFAPVGRSQTEWTYEAGTRFVQEQFRSYSDKLGDYAARAFAESWIDAGPRDGKRGGAFCMGWQGDESRILMNHDPSLDSVSTLAHELGHGYHNLLKAPRTPLQRETPMTLAETASIFCETIIQNAALERATGEERLYVLETQLLGHAQVVVDIHSRFLFERAVFEKRAQRDLTPQEINDLMTWAQRETYGDALASTHPYMWAVKPHYYSLSFYNYPYTFGLLFGLGLYAQYQAAKERGEAADFQRRYDELLSGTGLADARTLAAGFGIDLHAPDFWEGSLNVIREQIAAYEAATG; encoded by the coding sequence ATGACCACAACCGAATCCCGCGAGCTTCCGCGCTGGCGTACCGACGACCTCTACGCGAGCCTGCAAGACCCCCGCTTGGGCGCGGACCTCGCTGCCGTGCGGGACGAGGTGGCCGCACTGGAAGCGACCTTTGACCGCTATGGCGTCCGCAAGGAGGGCGCCGCCGCCACCCCGGAGAGCCTGGAAGCCGTGCTGGGGGGCTTGAATGCGCTCTCGACCCGCCTGACCGCGCTGCGGGGCTTTATCTCCGCCTTCGTGACGACCGACAGCCGTGACGCCCTCGCGCAGCAGAAGATGGGCGAACTGACCACCCTGACCCTCCCGCTGGGGCCGTTGCGCTCACGCCTGACCGCGTGGCTGGGCGGCCAGGACGTGGAAGCGCTGCTGGCCGGGTCCGAGGTCGCCCGCGAGCACGAGCACCTGATTCGCCGCAGTGCGGAGCGGGCGCGGTACCAGATGACCCCGGAGGAAGAAGACCTCGCCGCTCGGTTGCGGCCCAGCGGGGCGGGCGGCTGGTCGAAGCTGCACGGCAACGTCTCCAGCCAGCTTCGCGGCGAGTTCCGGGGCGAGTCGCTGCCCGTGACCGCCCTGCGTGCCCTGGCGACCGACCCCGACGAGAGTGTGCGCCGCGATGCTTACGAGGCCGAGCTGAAGGTCTGGGAAAATGCGGAAGTCGTCCTGGCCGCCGCCCTCAACGGCGTCAAGGGCGAGGAAGGCACCCTCGCCGCCCGCCGGGGCTTCCCCGACGCGGTGGCCCCCAGCCTGCTGACCCACGGCATCGACCGAGAGACGCTGGAGGCCATGCAGGGCGCGGTCGTGCGCTCCTTTCCCGACTTCCGGCGTTACTTCGCGGCGAAGGCGCAGGCGCTGGGCAAGGAACGGTTGGACTGGTGGGACCTCTTCGCGCCCGTGGGCCGCTCGCAGACCGAGTGGACGTACGAGGCTGGGACCCGCTTCGTGCAGGAACAGTTCCGCTCCTACTCCGACAAGCTTGGCGACTACGCCGCCCGCGCCTTTGCCGAGAGCTGGATCGACGCCGGGCCGCGCGACGGCAAGCGGGGCGGGGCCTTTTGCATGGGCTGGCAGGGCGACGAGAGCCGCATCCTGATGAACCACGACCCCAGCCTCGACAGCGTGTCTACCCTCGCGCACGAGCTGGGGCACGGCTACCACAACCTCCTCAAGGCGCCGCGCACGCCCCTGCAACGCGAGACGCCGATGACCCTGGCCGAAACGGCGTCGATCTTCTGCGAGACGATCATCCAGAACGCGGCGCTGGAGCGGGCGACCGGCGAGGAGCGCCTCTACGTGCTGGAGACGCAACTGCTGGGGCACGCGCAGGTCGTCGTGGACATCCACTCGCGCTTCCTCTTCGAGCGGGCCGTGTTCGAGAAGCGGGCGCAGCGTGACCTGACGCCGCAGGAAATCAATGACCTGATGACCTGGGCGCAGCGCGAGACGTACGGGGACGCGCTGGCGAGCACCCACCCCTACATGTGGGCCGTCAAGCCGCACTACTACAGCCTCAGCTTTTACAACTACCCCTACACCTTCGGGCTGCTGTTCGGCCTGGGCCTGTACGCCCAGTACCAGGCGGCGAAGGAGCGCGGCGAGGCCGCCGACTTCCAGCGCCGTTACGACGAGCTGCTGTCGGGTACCGGCCTGGCCGACGCCCGCACCCTGGCCGCCGGATTCGGCATCGACCTGCACGCGCCGGACTTCTGGGAGGGCAGCCTGAACGTGATTCGGGAGCAGATCGCGGCGTACGAGGCGGCGACGGGCTGA
- the pstB gene encoding phosphate ABC transporter ATP-binding protein PstB, protein MTIPLLTAQDVSIFYGDKQAVRGVNLNVQRGTVNALIGPSGCGKTTFLRAINRMHDLTPGARVTGRIVLDGEDVYAPGVDAVAMRRRVGMVFQKPNPFPTMSVFDNVVSGLKLTGVRDRARLMEVAERSLRGAALWDEVKDRLKTPATGLSGGQQQRLCIARALAVEPELLLMDEPTSALDPASTARIEDLMTGLKQVTTILIVTHNMHQAARVSDTTSFFLNGDLVEHGVTDQVFTSPRDERTEAYVTGRFG, encoded by the coding sequence ATGACCATCCCCCTCCTCACCGCCCAGGATGTCAGCATCTTCTACGGCGACAAGCAGGCCGTGCGCGGTGTGAACCTCAATGTGCAGCGCGGCACCGTGAATGCCCTGATCGGCCCTTCCGGGTGCGGCAAGACCACCTTTCTGCGGGCGATCAACCGGATGCACGACCTGACGCCGGGTGCCCGCGTGACGGGCCGCATCGTGCTCGACGGCGAAGACGTGTATGCCCCCGGCGTGGACGCCGTCGCCATGCGCCGCCGCGTCGGGATGGTCTTTCAGAAGCCCAACCCCTTTCCCACCATGAGCGTCTTCGACAACGTGGTGAGCGGTCTGAAGCTGACCGGCGTGCGCGACCGTGCCCGGCTGATGGAAGTGGCCGAACGCTCGCTGCGCGGGGCGGCTCTCTGGGACGAGGTGAAGGACCGCCTCAAGACTCCAGCGACGGGCCTCTCGGGGGGACAGCAGCAGCGCCTGTGCATCGCCCGTGCCCTCGCCGTCGAGCCCGAACTGCTGCTGATGGACGAGCCGACCTCGGCCCTCGACCCCGCGAGTACGGCCCGCATCGAGGACCTGATGACCGGCCTCAAGCAGGTCACCACCATCCTGATCGTGACGCACAACATGCACCAGGCGGCCCGCGTCTCGGACACGACCTCCTTTTTCCTGAACGGCGACCTTGTGGAGCATGGCGTGACCGATCAGGTCTTTACCAGCCCGCGCGACGAGCGCACCGAGGCGTACGTGACGGGTCGCTTTGGCTGA
- a CDS encoding helical backbone metal receptor has translation MRLASLTASNSDILAALGAAGQVVAVDSHSDAPGLQAAVRVGPDLDIDVGAVAAARPDLVLASLSVPGMERVVAELEREGLPTLVLDPVSVGDTLADIRTIAAAIGCPERGAAVADALRDELSRLIRPFSRPPRVLVEWWPRPIIAATRESWVTDLLAGLGAVNALGDRAGRSSPLTLEEVRAAQPDLIVCSWCGAKKLRPEVIEARGLGVPVVAVPESGLGRPGPRLVEGARQIAAALAAFSEREASPAAPATPAGTQPGTPPGPAPGRPESAR, from the coding sequence GTGCGCCTCGCCTCCCTGACCGCCTCCAACTCGGACATTCTCGCGGCCCTGGGCGCGGCGGGACAGGTCGTCGCCGTGGACAGCCACAGCGACGCGCCCGGCTTGCAGGCGGCCGTCCGGGTCGGCCCCGACCTCGACATCGACGTGGGGGCGGTCGCGGCGGCGCGGCCCGACCTCGTGCTCGCCAGCCTCAGCGTGCCGGGGATGGAGCGGGTGGTCGCGGAGCTGGAGCGGGAGGGGCTGCCCACCCTGGTCCTCGACCCCGTGAGTGTCGGGGATACTCTGGCCGACATCCGGACCATCGCGGCGGCCATCGGCTGCCCGGAGCGGGGCGCGGCGGTCGCGGATGCACTGAGGGACGAACTCTCCCGCCTCATCCGACCCTTCTCCCGGCCTCCCCGCGTGCTCGTGGAGTGGTGGCCCCGGCCCATCATCGCGGCGACCCGCGAGTCGTGGGTGACGGACCTGCTCGCCGGGCTGGGCGCCGTGAACGCCCTGGGGGACCGGGCGGGCCGCAGTTCACCCCTCACGCTGGAGGAGGTGCGGGCGGCGCAGCCCGACCTGATCGTCTGCTCGTGGTGCGGGGCGAAAAAGCTCCGCCCGGAGGTGATCGAGGCGCGGGGGCTGGGGGTGCCGGTGGTCGCGGTGCCGGAGAGTGGGTTGGGTCGCCCCGGTCCCCGGCTGGTGGAGGGAGCGCGGCAGATCGCGGCGGCGCTCGCGGCCTTTAGCGAGCGGGAAGCCAGCCCAGCAGCGCCCGCAACCCCCGCAGGCACTCAGCCCGGTACGCCTCCAGGTCCGGCTCCGGGTCGGCCAGAAAGCGCACGCTGA
- a CDS encoding group III truncated hemoglobin yields MPGALLSSLPLPDWPTEPATPEALPGAAGLLLPHDGEPVADVRERPDRWALLALASEARRRGVPTLAWGTGAALAGRVLGTRVWPGSPAGEWAGAPRGAVVHAWEGELPLHWTHGALTAWAGPTLPPERKAAFLAALDEASPRLPATPLEAVGGEAALRPLLADFYARARVDELLGPIFAAHVTDWDAHLERVTAFWVTMLGGGPAWRGNLNHVHAGLGIRGAHLERWLALFGEAARAHLPPEATDLLLTRAGAMGARLGNRPRPGRVG; encoded by the coding sequence ATGCCCGGTGCCCTGCTCTCTTCCCTCCCACTGCCGGACTGGCCCACCGAGCCCGCCACCCCGGAGGCGCTGCCGGGTGCGGCGGGTCTGCTGCTCCCGCACGACGGTGAGCCGGTGGCCGACGTGCGGGAGAGGCCCGACCGCTGGGCGCTGCTGGCGCTGGCGTCGGAGGCCCGGCGCCGGGGCGTGCCCACCCTCGCCTGGGGAACTGGGGCGGCGCTCGCAGGCCGGGTTCTGGGGACACGGGTGTGGCCTGGTAGCCCCGCCGGGGAATGGGCGGGGGCACCGCGCGGGGCAGTCGTCCACGCCTGGGAGGGAGAACTGCCCCTCCACTGGACCCACGGCGCCCTCACCGCCTGGGCCGGGCCGACCCTCCCGCCCGAACGCAAGGCGGCGTTTCTGGCGGCGTTGGACGAGGCCTCCCCCCGCCTTCCGGCCACCCCGTTGGAGGCGGTCGGCGGCGAGGCGGCGCTGCGGCCCCTGCTGGCCGACTTCTACGCACGGGCACGGGTGGACGAGCTGCTGGGGCCGATCTTCGCCGCGCACGTCACCGACTGGGACGCCCACCTGGAGCGCGTGACGGCCTTCTGGGTCACGATGCTGGGGGGCGGTCCAGCGTGGCGGGGGAACCTCAACCATGTCCACGCGGGGCTGGGCATCCGGGGAGCCCATCTGGAGCGCTGGCTGGCCCTGTTCGGGGAGGCGGCGCGGGCGCACCTGCCGCCCGAAGCGACCGACCTTCTCTTAACCCGCGCCGGGGCGATGGGGGCGCGGCTGGGGAACCGTCCCCGGCCGGGGCGCGTAGGCTAG
- a CDS encoding TetR family transcriptional regulator C-terminal domain-containing protein translates to MARRVNPIQDRARRAALERAAYFAIYERGYADVTLADIARHAGVSKGTLAYHFGSRAGLLAAVMRRFTRTVTVATRRALRQAPSPEAKLRAYVDNQFYGVENTRRFYTVSLDFLAAATRDPELMAVQRDFLRETLALDLELARLGGEEGAGERARLLRALVEGLSVRFLADPEPDLEAYRAECLRGLRALLGWLPAR, encoded by the coding sequence ATGGCCCGCCGCGTCAACCCGATTCAGGACCGCGCCCGCCGCGCCGCCCTGGAACGGGCCGCGTATTTTGCGATCTACGAGCGCGGCTACGCGGACGTGACGCTGGCCGACATCGCCCGGCACGCGGGGGTCAGCAAGGGCACGCTGGCTTACCACTTCGGGAGCCGCGCGGGGCTGCTCGCCGCCGTCATGCGCCGCTTTACCCGCACGGTCACGGTCGCCACCCGCCGGGCGCTGCGTCAGGCCCCCTCCCCCGAGGCCAAGCTGCGGGCTTACGTGGACAACCAGTTCTACGGGGTGGAGAACACCCGGCGCTTCTACACGGTGTCCCTCGATTTTCTGGCCGCCGCCACCCGCGACCCCGAGCTGATGGCCGTGCAGCGCGACTTTCTGCGCGAGACGCTGGCCCTCGACCTCGAACTCGCGCGGCTGGGCGGCGAGGAAGGGGCCGGGGAGCGAGCGCGGCTGCTGCGGGCGCTTGTCGAGGGCCTCAGCGTGCGCTTTCTGGCCGACCCGGAGCCGGACCTGGAGGCGTACCGGGCTGAGTGCCTGCGGGGGTTGCGGGCGCTGCTGGGCTGGCTTCCCGCTCGCTAA
- a CDS encoding GNAT family N-acetyltransferase, protein MNAPVTPAPTDEWFRPVPLSGRHVTLVPLTEAHAADLHAGADEGTYALLSRGGPEPQTVEGWAEYITRLNALPARLNWAVLMNGRAAGRISYSEVRPADRWVEIGTMLVPAAQGTAANPEAKLLLMARAFGELGANRVQFKVDARNTRSLRALEKLGAVREGTLRQYQVRPDGFARDSVVFSVLRAEWPGVRAGLEARLASR, encoded by the coding sequence ATGAACGCCCCGGTGACGCCCGCCCCGACCGACGAGTGGTTCCGGCCCGTGCCCCTCTCTGGACGGCACGTCACGCTGGTGCCGCTGACGGAAGCGCACGCCGCCGACCTCCACGCGGGGGCGGACGAGGGGACCTACGCGCTGCTCTCGCGGGGTGGGCCGGAACCGCAGACGGTGGAGGGGTGGGCCGAGTACATCACCCGGCTCAACGCCTTGCCCGCCCGCCTGAACTGGGCGGTCTTGATGAACGGACGGGCCGCAGGCCGCATCAGCTACAGCGAGGTCCGGCCCGCCGACCGCTGGGTCGAGATCGGCACCATGCTGGTCCCCGCCGCGCAAGGCACCGCCGCCAACCCGGAGGCCAAGCTGCTGCTGATGGCCCGCGCGTTCGGGGAGCTGGGCGCGAACCGGGTGCAGTTCAAGGTGGACGCCCGCAATACCCGCAGCCTGCGAGCGCTGGAGAAACTGGGCGCGGTGCGCGAGGGCACCTTGCGGCAGTACCAGGTGCGACCCGATGGATTTGCCCGCGACAGCGTGGTGTTCAGCGTGCTGAGGGCGGAGTGGCCGGGGGTGCGGGCGGGGTTAGAGGCGCGGCTGGCCTCGCGGTGA
- a CDS encoding OsmC family protein, whose translation MHISALVQNSAGHHEVTLRTEGHVQSLAVPPRPSGFGSAVNGGELLFLALATCYCNDVYREAARRGLTVGRVEVEVSGDFGSEGEPARNVTYRVRVTTPHDEAEVRELLLHTDQVAEIQNTLRAGVPVTLTDVQVEPS comes from the coding sequence ATGCACATCAGCGCCCTGGTGCAGAACAGCGCAGGCCACCATGAGGTCACCCTGCGGACGGAGGGGCATGTTCAGTCCCTGGCCGTCCCGCCCCGGCCCAGCGGCTTCGGCTCGGCGGTCAATGGCGGCGAGCTGCTGTTTCTCGCCCTGGCGACCTGCTACTGCAACGACGTGTACCGGGAGGCAGCCAGGCGCGGCCTGACGGTGGGTCGGGTGGAGGTGGAAGTCTCGGGCGACTTCGGGAGCGAGGGTGAACCGGCCCGGAACGTGACCTACCGCGTCCGAGTCACCACGCCGCACGACGAGGCCGAGGTACGGGAGCTGCTCCTACACACCGACCAGGTCGCTGAGATTCAGAACACCCTCCGGGCCGGGGTACCCGTGACGCTGACGGACGTGCAGGTCGAGCCTAGTTAG
- the recR gene encoding recombination mediator RecR has translation MKYPPSLVALIRELSRLPGIGPKSAQRLAFHLFEQPREDIERLAGALLSAKRELHTCPVCFNITDAERCDVCSDPSRDQSVICVVEEPGDVIAIERSGEYRGLYHVLHGVLSPMNGVGPERLHIRPLLPRVQQGMEVILATGTTVEGDATALYLQRLLEPLGAVVSRIAYGLPVGGALEYADEVTLGRALSGRRRVSEATAPPLRKPEDEGPEPTSAPF, from the coding sequence ATGAAGTACCCACCCAGTCTGGTCGCCCTGATCCGCGAGCTGTCGCGCCTGCCGGGGATCGGCCCCAAGAGTGCCCAGCGGCTGGCCTTTCACCTGTTCGAGCAGCCGCGCGAGGACATCGAGCGGCTGGCCGGGGCGCTGCTCTCGGCCAAGCGCGAACTGCACACCTGCCCGGTCTGCTTCAACATCACCGACGCCGAGCGCTGCGACGTGTGCAGCGACCCCTCCCGCGACCAGAGCGTGATCTGCGTGGTCGAGGAACCCGGCGACGTGATCGCCATCGAGCGCAGCGGCGAGTACCGGGGCCTCTACCACGTGCTGCACGGGGTCCTGAGCCCGATGAACGGCGTCGGCCCCGAGCGGCTGCATATCCGGCCCCTGCTGCCACGCGTGCAGCAGGGCATGGAGGTCATCCTGGCGACCGGGACCACCGTGGAGGGGGACGCCACCGCGCTCTACCTTCAGCGGCTGCTTGAACCGCTGGGCGCGGTCGTGAGCCGCATCGCCTACGGCCTCCCGGTGGGCGGGGCGCTGGAATACGCCGACGAGGTGACGCTGGGCCGGGCACTCAGCGGACGGCGCCGGGTCAGCGAGGCCACCGCGCCCCCGCTCCGCAAGCCGGAAGACGAGGGACCCGAGCCGACCTCCGCCCCGTTCTGA
- a CDS encoding PhoU domain-containing protein: protein MTFDAGRADGVGTVTARFLRMLSLALEELEAVRDAARRAEYAGLTARAGELERETNALERELEDACLAAFARPLTPDDLAFHLLVFRSLTNLERVGDYAFGVARDLERLAPRTRSATLQDVLPLVGLLTTMLDRLAYAFAERDAAAAREVIRLDEEEVDVLYEQMLRASLTRLHERPDDVDIALAANRMARSLERLGDHLVNVAERVLALVEGQGAGRATAGQPS, encoded by the coding sequence ATGACATTTGATGCGGGGAGGGCAGACGGGGTGGGCACGGTGACCGCCCGCTTCCTGCGGATGCTGAGCCTCGCCCTGGAGGAGCTGGAGGCCGTGCGCGACGCCGCCCGCCGTGCCGAGTACGCCGGACTGACCGCCCGCGCCGGAGAGCTGGAGCGAGAGACGAATGCGCTGGAGCGCGAGCTGGAGGACGCCTGCCTCGCCGCCTTTGCCCGCCCGCTGACCCCAGACGACCTCGCCTTTCACTTGCTGGTCTTTCGCAGCCTGACCAACCTGGAACGGGTGGGCGACTACGCCTTTGGGGTAGCCCGCGACCTGGAGCGGCTGGCCCCGCGCACCCGCTCGGCCACCCTGCAAGACGTGCTGCCGCTGGTAGGCCTCCTGACCACCATGCTCGACCGCCTCGCCTACGCCTTTGCCGAGCGCGACGCGGCGGCGGCCCGCGAGGTCATCCGTCTGGACGAGGAGGAGGTGGACGTGCTGTACGAGCAGATGCTGCGGGCCAGCCTGACCCGCCTCCACGAGCGCCCCGACGACGTGGACATCGCGCTGGCCGCCAACCGCATGGCCCGCAGCCTGGAGCGCCTGGGGGATCATCTGGTCAATGTGGCTGAGCGGGTACTGGCGCTGGTGGAGGGACAGGGGGCCGGGAGAGCGACGGCGGGGCAGCCTTCCTAA